From Synechococcus sp. A10-1-5-1, a single genomic window includes:
- a CDS encoding ABC transporter ATP-binding protein, translated as MARLTGSLVDSDLEDRLPGIHVFGGDSINQSVWMILVFILLAWGASLSKISLKFFQQRLSAGIWRDISNEVHSRLLQQPFEYHLGKSTADLSSQLLSNLNRVAINVVTPILQILSASVSIVLLSIGILFVGRWLAVVLVVSLVLAYSVISSSVTPRLRHGFRQKMRLEAESTNILFESLGSIRDIQLSGSEPYFERQFQVSGEKARRFAWMTEWLPDLPRGLIEPFGITMIFAVGALPALLSGNQNEVRAILPFLATIAVAALRLTPPLQDAFRSLTQLRGGLPLLDGALALLDLPADRPTQRTPGVPSAAGVFPRNTIRLHDVWYRYPHSDDWVLKGVNLSIPVGSRIALVGSTGSGKTTTANILLGLLPPSRGALDLDGIPVEGLDVPAWQANCAQVPQSINLLNGSVLENVAFGEPIDQVKSDQVWEALEAAQLQDFVAELPYGLHTQVGENGLRLSGGQRQRLALARAFYRQASFLVLDEATSALDNRTESEVIEALEVIGRRCTTVVIAHRLSTVQRCDRIYEFHNGSVKAYGSYTELKERSESFRELAMLEQQQAAS; from the coding sequence ATCGCCCGACTGACGGGCTCCTTGGTGGACTCCGATCTTGAAGACCGGCTGCCAGGCATCCACGTTTTTGGTGGGGACAGCATTAACCAGAGCGTCTGGATGATCCTCGTGTTCATCCTGCTGGCTTGGGGAGCATCACTGTCAAAGATCTCGCTGAAGTTTTTTCAGCAGCGTCTTTCTGCTGGAATCTGGCGGGATATCTCGAATGAAGTTCATTCAAGACTGCTGCAGCAGCCCTTTGAATATCACTTGGGTAAAAGTACGGCTGACCTGAGTTCTCAGTTATTGAGCAACTTGAATCGTGTTGCCATCAATGTTGTTACTCCGATTCTGCAGATTCTCAGTGCGTCTGTTTCGATCGTGCTCTTGTCGATCGGAATCTTGTTTGTTGGCCGCTGGCTGGCCGTTGTTCTGGTCGTCAGCTTGGTGTTGGCCTACAGCGTCATCTCCAGCAGCGTCACTCCCAGGCTCCGCCATGGCTTCCGGCAGAAGATGCGGCTGGAGGCGGAATCAACCAATATTTTATTTGAGTCTTTGGGCTCGATTCGCGATATTCAACTTAGTGGGTCTGAGCCCTATTTCGAGCGTCAGTTTCAAGTCTCTGGAGAGAAGGCGCGTCGCTTCGCTTGGATGACCGAGTGGCTCCCGGATCTGCCCCGCGGCTTGATCGAGCCCTTTGGGATCACGATGATTTTTGCGGTCGGAGCCCTGCCGGCCCTTCTCAGCGGAAATCAGAATGAGGTCAGGGCGATCTTGCCTTTTCTGGCGACTATTGCCGTCGCTGCCCTTCGCCTGACGCCGCCTCTGCAGGATGCGTTTCGCTCCTTGACCCAATTGCGGGGGGGACTCCCCCTTCTCGATGGGGCCTTGGCCTTGCTCGATTTGCCAGCTGATCGCCCGACCCAGCGAACCCCCGGTGTTCCCTCTGCTGCAGGTGTGTTTCCGCGGAACACCATTCGCCTTCACGACGTCTGGTACCGCTACCCCCATTCCGATGACTGGGTTTTGAAGGGGGTCAACCTTTCGATTCCGGTGGGCTCTCGCATTGCCCTGGTCGGCAGTACCGGCAGCGGCAAAACCACGACCGCCAACATCCTCTTGGGATTGCTGCCTCCCAGTCGCGGTGCCTTGGATCTCGATGGGATTCCAGTGGAAGGTCTCGATGTCCCGGCCTGGCAGGCCAACTGTGCTCAGGTGCCCCAGTCGATCAATCTGCTCAATGGCAGTGTTCTTGAGAACGTTGCCTTTGGGGAGCCCATTGACCAGGTCAAATCCGACCAGGTTTGGGAGGCCTTAGAAGCGGCCCAGCTCCAGGACTTTGTGGCTGAACTTCCCTACGGCTTGCACACCCAGGTGGGGGAGAACGGCTTGCGCCTCTCCGGTGGTCAGCGTCAACGATTGGCCTTGGCGAGGGCGTTCTACCGCCAGGCCAGCTTTTTGGTTCTGGATGAGGCAACAAGTGCCTTGGACAACCGCACGGAGTCGGAGGTGATCGAAGCCCTCGAGGTGATCGGCCGCCGTTGCACCACGGTCGTCATCGCCCACAGGCTCAGTACCGTTCAGCGCTGCGATCGCATCTACGAGTTCCACAACGGCAGCGTGAAGGCCTATGGCAGCTACACCGAACTGAAGGAGCGATCGGAGAGCTTCCGAGAACTGGCGATGCTTGAGCAGCAACAGGCGGCTTCATGA
- a CDS encoding UvrD-helicase domain-containing protein produces the protein MSFLAGLNDAQRKAVDHHEGPLLVVAGAGSGKTRALTHRIAHMIGQHGVDPAELLAVTFTNKAAREMKERLELLLAQKLAQSQFGQPWSTLAAVDQRQLRSRIYREVIKDLWIGTFHALFARLLRFDIDKFRDPEGLTWTRQFSIYDEGDTQSLVKEIVTQELGLDPKRFEPKKVRWAISNAKNQGWMPEQLEADAGGQRGKLMAETYRRYRRALAANNALDFDDLLLLPVQLLRQNEQVRNYWHRRFRHVLVDEYQDTNRTQYDLIKLLVTDGRDPEAFDDWAGRSVFVVGDADQSIYSFRAADFTILMGFQDDFGDGAPDEATQTMVKLEENYRSTATILEAANVLIANNSERIDKVLRPTRGEGELLTLTRCDDEIAEAEAVVHRMRMLDAAHPDLSWGDMAVLYRTNAQSRAMEESLVRWGIPYVVVGGLRFYDRREIKDMLAYLKLLVNPADTVSLLRVLNTPKRGIGKTTIERLTDAANQLGIPLWDVVSDPEAVRSLGGRSAKGLLQFCELINNLKERSEDAAPSELVQLAMEKSGYVAELIAAGTDEAEDRRRNLNELVNAALQYQEENEEGSLEEFLASAALASDADSKDTEQDRVTLMTLHASKGLEFPVVFLVGMEQGLFPSYRSLEDPAAMEEERRLCYVGITRAKERLFLSHASERRLWGGMREPAVPSVFLSELPEALVQGDIPRSGGAAIRREQRLDRLTRVDRPGSGSASSQPANAVRRRAPARTWSVGDRVRHSSFGEGQVTHLFGSGEKISLAVKFEGMGPKILDPRLAPIEPL, from the coding sequence ATGAGTTTTCTGGCCGGTCTGAATGACGCCCAGCGCAAGGCGGTGGATCACCATGAAGGTCCATTGCTGGTGGTGGCTGGTGCGGGCAGCGGTAAGACCCGCGCTTTGACCCACCGCATCGCCCACATGATTGGGCAGCACGGCGTTGATCCAGCGGAGTTGCTGGCGGTCACCTTCACGAATAAGGCTGCTCGCGAGATGAAGGAGCGTCTAGAGCTGCTTCTGGCACAGAAGCTCGCGCAGAGTCAGTTTGGACAGCCGTGGAGCACGTTGGCTGCCGTTGATCAGCGGCAGTTGCGCTCGCGGATCTACCGCGAGGTCATCAAAGACCTCTGGATTGGCACGTTCCACGCGCTCTTCGCGCGGTTGCTCCGGTTTGACATCGACAAGTTCCGAGATCCAGAGGGGCTGACCTGGACTCGTCAGTTCTCGATCTACGACGAGGGGGATACCCAGAGCCTGGTCAAGGAGATCGTCACCCAGGAGCTGGGGCTTGATCCCAAGCGTTTTGAGCCTAAGAAGGTGCGCTGGGCGATCAGCAACGCCAAGAACCAGGGTTGGATGCCAGAGCAGCTTGAAGCTGACGCGGGCGGGCAGCGCGGCAAGTTGATGGCTGAAACCTACCGGCGCTATCGGCGTGCGTTAGCCGCGAACAACGCTCTTGATTTCGACGACCTGCTGCTGCTACCGGTTCAGTTGCTGCGCCAGAACGAGCAGGTTCGCAACTACTGGCACCGGCGTTTTCGCCATGTGCTGGTGGATGAGTACCAAGACACCAACCGCACGCAATACGACCTAATCAAGCTTCTGGTGACAGATGGCCGGGATCCTGAAGCCTTTGACGACTGGGCTGGTCGCTCGGTTTTTGTGGTGGGTGATGCCGATCAGAGCATCTACAGCTTTCGAGCCGCTGATTTCACGATCCTGATGGGTTTTCAGGATGACTTTGGTGACGGCGCCCCCGATGAAGCCACCCAGACCATGGTCAAGTTGGAGGAAAACTATCGCTCCACGGCCACCATTCTTGAAGCCGCGAATGTTCTGATCGCCAACAACAGCGAGCGTATCGACAAGGTCTTGCGGCCCACCCGCGGTGAGGGAGAGCTGCTCACCCTGACCCGTTGTGATGATGAGATAGCTGAGGCAGAAGCGGTGGTTCACCGCATGCGAATGCTGGATGCGGCCCATCCGGATTTGAGCTGGGGCGATATGGCTGTGCTGTATCGGACCAATGCCCAGTCCCGCGCGATGGAGGAATCCCTGGTGCGTTGGGGCATTCCCTATGTGGTGGTGGGTGGTCTCCGCTTCTACGACCGGCGTGAGATCAAAGACATGCTGGCGTACCTCAAATTGTTGGTGAACCCCGCCGACACGGTGAGCTTGCTTCGGGTCCTGAACACACCGAAGCGCGGGATTGGCAAGACCACGATTGAACGGCTGACGGATGCGGCCAATCAACTCGGCATTCCCCTCTGGGATGTGGTCAGTGACCCCGAGGCGGTTCGTTCTTTGGGTGGACGTTCCGCAAAGGGACTGCTGCAGTTTTGTGAGTTGATCAACAACCTGAAAGAACGCTCTGAAGATGCGGCTCCTTCGGAACTGGTTCAGCTGGCGATGGAGAAGAGCGGTTACGTCGCCGAGCTGATCGCTGCCGGGACCGATGAGGCTGAAGACCGGCGCCGAAACCTGAACGAACTGGTCAACGCGGCACTCCAGTACCAAGAGGAAAACGAAGAGGGCTCTCTCGAGGAGTTCTTGGCTTCCGCTGCTCTGGCCAGTGACGCGGACAGCAAGGACACCGAGCAGGACCGGGTCACGTTGATGACGTTGCACGCCAGCAAAGGCCTGGAGTTCCCCGTGGTCTTTTTGGTGGGCATGGAGCAGGGCTTGTTCCCCAGCTACCGCTCCTTGGAGGACCCCGCGGCGATGGAGGAGGAGCGCCGCCTCTGCTATGTCGGCATTACGCGTGCGAAAGAGCGGCTGTTCTTGTCCCATGCCAGCGAGCGCCGTCTCTGGGGCGGGATGCGGGAACCGGCGGTCCCGTCTGTCTTCCTCTCTGAGCTCCCGGAGGCTTTGGTGCAAGGGGATATTCCCCGGAGCGGTGGCGCAGCCATCCGCCGGGAACAGCGGCTGGATCGCCTCACCCGTGTCGACCGTCCG
- a CDS encoding glycosyltransferase: MRSLRFLVPGTTGRFRCGGLLVELQTARMLSGLGPVEVVTYRQREQGRPFLADLLRDEPLPGGAGTALWIVSWGFDVPWLLRQLKGRACAYHAHSSGYGFSLPAGVPVLAVSRNTLGYWGDQAPRNPLWLVPNALGSEWLERGQRSGAGERSIDVLVQLRKNSAYVLRQLVPALQAKGLRVEVQSGWVDDLVDLFNSAKVVLYDSADYWRGRGVTEGFGLPPLEALACGCVVFSSFNHALADTLDPGRMGHQLGSGTLAADLEAISAAVSDPASWRPDQSDLTALLATANEAELLTRWRQALEAVTQHWDRIFAGEPALKAPARWTLRLQAKLRPIGSLAGRLRP; encoded by the coding sequence TCGCTTCTTAGTTCCCGGGACGACCGGTCGCTTTCGCTGCGGCGGGCTTCTCGTTGAGCTCCAGACCGCTCGGATGTTGTCTGGTCTGGGCCCCGTTGAAGTGGTGACGTATCGCCAGCGAGAACAGGGTCGTCCTTTTCTGGCGGATTTGCTCCGGGATGAGCCCCTCCCAGGTGGAGCGGGTACTGCGCTTTGGATCGTGAGTTGGGGGTTTGACGTTCCTTGGTTGTTGCGGCAACTCAAAGGCCGTGCTTGCGCCTATCACGCCCACAGCAGTGGCTATGGCTTTTCCTTGCCCGCTGGTGTGCCTGTGTTGGCGGTGAGTCGGAACACCCTGGGTTACTGGGGCGATCAGGCCCCACGAAATCCGCTTTGGCTGGTCCCCAATGCCCTTGGCTCCGAGTGGCTGGAGCGGGGACAGCGCAGTGGAGCGGGCGAGCGCAGCATCGATGTCCTTGTCCAGCTGCGTAAGAACAGTGCCTATGTCCTGCGGCAGTTGGTGCCGGCGTTGCAGGCCAAAGGGCTTCGGGTCGAAGTTCAGTCGGGATGGGTCGATGACCTGGTGGATCTGTTCAACAGCGCAAAGGTGGTGCTCTACGACTCGGCGGATTACTGGCGTGGTCGCGGCGTGACCGAGGGCTTTGGCCTGCCTCCCTTGGAGGCCCTGGCCTGCGGCTGTGTGGTGTTCAGCAGTTTCAACCATGCGTTGGCCGACACCTTGGACCCAGGGCGGATGGGTCACCAGTTGGGATCGGGCACGTTGGCGGCAGATCTTGAGGCGATCAGCGCCGCGGTGAGTGATCCAGCTTCCTGGAGGCCCGATCAATCAGATCTGACAGCTCTTTTGGCGACAGCCAACGAGGCGGAGCTCCTGACGCGTTGGCGGCAGGCGCTCGAGGCGGTCACTCAGCACTGGGATCGGATTTTTGCCGGGGAGCCTGCGCTGAAGGCTCCAGCGCGATGGACGCTTCGGCTGCAGGCGAAACTCAGGCCAATCGGTTCGCTGGCTGGCCGTTTGAGGCCGTAG